A single region of the Candidatus Zixiibacteriota bacterium genome encodes:
- the ffh gene encoding signal recognition particle protein, translating into MFTQLTERFEGILKTLRGHGKVSEKNIQDALKEVRRALLEADVNYKVVKEFLDEVQAESVGEKVLQSVTPGQQIIKIIHDRMVHLLGGQHRPVRFAKHPAPTVWMLVGLQGSGKTTTCGKLAARFAKAGRKPLMVACDLARPAAVEQLVRLGKQINVPVHTGAAGAKPINVAVAGLAAATAAHSDLVILDTAGRLHVNDELMQEVAALKGRVHPTETFFVADAMTGQDAVTSAKAFTERVGVDGVIFTKLDGDARGGAALSVVKVAGAPILFAGVGEKIEDLEPFHPDRMAARILGMGDVVTLVEKAQEAVDAKLAQKWEEKLRKAQFDFEDVLEQLKQLEKMGPLESVLGMIPGVGGKLKGLAVDPQAQKRTEAIILSMTPQERRQPEILNGSRRQRIAHGSGTSIQEVNRLIKQFGMMQKMMKTLNKPGRRGRGGIPFPV; encoded by the coding sequence ATGTTCACCCAACTGACCGAACGCTTCGAGGGGATCCTGAAGACCTTGCGGGGGCATGGCAAGGTGTCGGAGAAGAACATTCAGGACGCCCTCAAGGAAGTGCGGCGGGCGCTTCTGGAAGCGGATGTCAACTACAAGGTGGTCAAGGAGTTCCTGGACGAGGTCCAGGCCGAGAGCGTTGGGGAGAAGGTCCTGCAATCGGTGACTCCGGGGCAGCAGATCATCAAGATCATTCATGACCGGATGGTGCACCTGCTGGGCGGGCAGCATCGGCCGGTACGTTTCGCCAAGCACCCGGCCCCGACGGTTTGGATGCTTGTGGGGCTGCAGGGGTCGGGTAAGACGACCACTTGCGGCAAGTTGGCGGCGCGATTCGCCAAAGCCGGGCGCAAGCCCTTGATGGTGGCTTGCGACTTGGCGCGTCCGGCGGCAGTGGAGCAACTCGTCCGTCTGGGCAAGCAGATCAATGTCCCCGTCCACACCGGCGCGGCCGGGGCCAAGCCGATCAATGTCGCGGTGGCGGGTCTGGCGGCAGCCACTGCGGCCCACAGCGATTTGGTAATTCTGGACACCGCCGGGCGGCTGCACGTCAACGATGAATTGATGCAGGAGGTGGCGGCGCTCAAAGGGCGGGTCCACCCCACCGAGACATTCTTCGTGGCCGATGCGATGACCGGGCAGGATGCGGTGACCTCGGCCAAGGCGTTCACGGAGCGCGTGGGCGTCGACGGCGTCATCTTCACCAAGCTCGATGGCGATGCCCGTGGCGGGGCGGCGCTGTCGGTCGTCAAGGTGGCCGGTGCCCCGATTCTCTTCGCCGGAGTGGGTGAGAAGATCGAGGACCTCGAGCCCTTCCATCCCGACCGCATGGCTGCCCGGATTCTCGGCATGGGTGATGTCGTGACCCTGGTTGAGAAGGCGCAAGAGGCGGTCGATGCCAAACTGGCGCAGAAATGGGAGGAGAAACTCCGCAAGGCGCAGTTTGACTTTGAGGACGTTCTTGAGCAACTTAAGCAGTTAGAGAAGATGGGACCGTTGGAGTCGGTGCTGGGGATGATCCCCGGCGTGGGGGGGAAACTGAAGGGACTGGCGGTTGATCCGCAGGCACAAAAGCGAACCGAGGCGATCATCCTCTCGATGACGCCCCAAGAAAGGCGGCAGCCGGAGATCCTGAACGGTTCACGGCGGCAGCGGATCGCCCATGGCTCGGGAACCTCAATTCAGGAGGTCAACCGCCTCATCAAGCAGTTCGGCATGATGCAGAAGATGATGAAGACATTGAACAAGCCGGGTCGTCGCGGCCGTGGGGGGATACCGTTCCCCGTGTGA